The Candidatus Glassbacteria bacterium genomic sequence AAAGCGGATAATAAATCCCCCTCGATCCCCCTTTACGAAAGGGGGAGGCCGCTTCCCCCCTTTGCCAAAGGGGGGCCAGGGGGGATTTCTGCTTGAGTTGATCTAACCATTACCAGCCCATCGAATTATTACATATACTTCCGGGACACCACACTAGAAAAATACAGGCTCCCGCCGTTCGCTACTTGTCTTCACTCCGCAGGCTGCGGCCCTGGAGCTGATGGGCCATGTAGGAGCTGCGGACCTTCGGACCCGAGGCCACTTTGGCGATTCCCCTGCTCCTGGCGGTTTCCGCCAGCCTGTCGAACTCCCCGGGTGTGTAATAACGCTCGACTTTCAGGTGATTTTTGGACGGCCTCAGGTACTGGCCCAGGGTGAGAGTGTCGCAGCCGGTCGCCGCCAGATCGTCCAGCACCTCGCCGATTTCATCCTCGCTTTCTCCCAGGCCCACCATCAGCGAGCTTTTAACCGAGTACCTGCCCTCGCCTAGCCGCACCAGCCTACAGAGGACATCGAGCGATCTGTTGTAATCCGCCTGGGGACGAACCCTGCCGTAGAGCCGGGGAACAGTCTCCACATTATGGCCGATCACCACCGCCCCCGATTCAGCGACCGTACGCAGGGAGTCGGTATCGCCACCGAAATCGGGGATCAGCAGTTCCACGCCGCACTCCGGGCTGAGCCGCCTGGTCTCGGCCACGCAGGCCGCGAAATGGCCCGCGCCCCCATCGGGCAGATCATCCCGCGTAACACTGGTGATCACGGTCCAGTCCAGCTCCAGCTCCGCCACTGCGCGGGCCACCGCCAGCGCTTCGCCGGGGTCCACGGCCCCCGGCCCGGCATCCGGAGGGACTCCGCAGAAAGTGCAGCCGCGCGTGCAGAGACCGCCCAGGATCATGAACGTGGCGGTGCCCTGGTTCCAGCATTCCCACTGGTTGGGGCAGCGCGCGCCCTGGCAGACCGTGTTGAGCCGATGTTTGCGCAGCAGGCCGCGGACCCGGGTGTAGTTTTCACCGCGGTCCAGCCGGACACTCAGCCAGTCGGGCAGCCGCCGCTCGCGAATCGTGGACTTCATCGCTATCCCTGCTTGAGTCTTGCTTTTTCCAGGCCGAAGACGTAAAATTTCGGTCTGGGGCGATCATCTTCCGGACACTTGCGAACAATCGCGGTGGTGGCGGGTATTATCTCCGGACTTAACTCGGAGAGGACAGTGAATTGCTGCAATGTAACAGAGAGGGTCCGAGCGATCAAGCGGGCGCTGACCGGTCGATTCGCGGCGGGCATGCTCGCGGGGGTGCTGGCCGCAGGGCTGGCTGGCTGTTCCGATGATTCCCCCACCAGGGTTACGGCCGATTTCGACTACAGCGGTACTTACGTCGCCACCTATGTCGTCGAACAGCCCGATTACGAAACGGAATATGTCTACAGCGGGTCCAACCTGTCGGGGCTGATGTTCATCCGGGACGAAGTGTATAGTCTCGATTTACGTTACCAGATCGGCATGAGCGTATTCGGAAGGAGCGACAGCGGGACATTGTATATCGGCGAGTGGTACGTGGAGTTTAACACGTTTACCGACAGCGCCATGCTGAATACGCCGCGGGGGTATTATTTACCCGAAAAGAGTGAGCTCAAGATCAATTATTTCAGAGAAAACGCGCTCTGGACCGAGACCTGGAAACGCGCCACTCCCGTTGTGGACCCCGACACTTCTACGTATATTCCATTCTGATTATCCGACGCTGGCCGGTTTTCCGTTGAAATTGACCCTGACTGCGCGATGAACGAACTTTTCCGACTGAGCCGACTCCTCACGCGCACTGTCCCCCTGCTGGCGTTCCTGACCGTATTTCCCCGCTATTCAGCGGCCC encodes the following:
- the lipA gene encoding lipoyl synthase, translated to MKSTIRERRLPDWLSVRLDRGENYTRVRGLLRKHRLNTVCQGARCPNQWECWNQGTATFMILGGLCTRGCTFCGVPPDAGPGAVDPGEALAVARAVAELELDWTVITSVTRDDLPDGGAGHFAACVAETRRLSPECGVELLIPDFGGDTDSLRTVAESGAVVIGHNVETVPRLYGRVRPQADYNRSLDVLCRLVRLGEGRYSVKSSLMVGLGESEDEIGEVLDDLAATGCDTLTLGQYLRPSKNHLKVERYYTPGEFDRLAETARSRGIAKVASGPKVRSSYMAHQLQGRSLRSEDK